From one Caldithrix abyssi DSM 13497 genomic stretch:
- the rpsS gene encoding 30S ribosomal protein S19 — protein sequence MARSVKKGPYIDQSLMKKIQKLNEEGKKVVVKTWARRSIIPPDFVGHTIAVHNGHKFVPVYISENMVGHKLGEFAPTRTFRGHGGKLAERMSRVR from the coding sequence ATGGCTAGATCGGTAAAAAAAGGACCTTATATTGATCAAAGCTTAATGAAGAAAATTCAGAAGCTTAATGAAGAAGGTAAAAAAGTCGTTGTCAAAACTTGGGCACGGCGCAGCATTATTCCGCCAGATTTTGTAGGGCATACCATTGCCGTTCACAATGGACACAAGTTTGTTCCAGTGTACATTAGTGAAAACATGGTGGGTCACAAACTTGGTGAATTTGCCCCGACACGTACGTTTAGAGGTCATGGCGGTAAATTAGCGGAAAGAATGAGCCGCGTAAGATAA
- the rplV gene encoding 50S ribosomal protein L22 — MMEAVAKTKYVRISPRKMRQVLQLVKGKTVEDALDILYFTNKRAAEPIAKTIKSAFANLGNKEEGKRIDMRDVLIKNAYVNGGPTLKRLRPMSMGRAGRIRKRTSHLTIVVEHSS, encoded by the coding sequence ATGATGGAAGCTGTTGCAAAAACCAAATATGTTCGGATTTCACCACGTAAAATGCGTCAGGTTTTGCAGTTGGTTAAAGGAAAGACGGTAGAGGACGCGCTGGATATCTTGTATTTTACCAACAAGCGCGCCGCCGAACCAATTGCCAAAACCATTAAATCGGCTTTTGCGAATTTAGGCAATAAAGAAGAAGGCAAACGCATTGACATGCGTGATGTGTTAATTAAAAATGCCTATGTTAATGGCGGGCCCACGTTAAAGCGTCTTCGTCCGATGTCAATGGGGCGCGCAGGGCGGATCAGAAAGCGCACATCGCATTTAACTATAGTGGTTGAACATTCGAGTTAA
- the rpsC gene encoding 30S ribosomal protein S3: MGQKTNPIGLRLGIIKSWNSSWFDQKNYAEKLHEDLKIRNYIRKRLDKASVSKIEIERTAKRVTISIHTARPGIVIGKKGAEVDKLREELRSLTKKEIQININEIKKPELDAYLVAENIARQIEGKVSWRRAMKKAITAAMRLGAEGIKIMCSGRLGGAEMARTEMYKDGRIPLHTLRADVDYAQYDAVTTYGTIGIKVWIFHGEVIGKVL, translated from the coding sequence TTGGGACAAAAGACAAATCCGATCGGTTTACGCCTGGGGATTATTAAATCCTGGAACAGTAGCTGGTTCGATCAAAAAAATTACGCTGAAAAATTGCACGAAGATTTAAAAATCCGCAATTATATCCGCAAGCGTCTGGATAAAGCGTCGGTATCGAAAATTGAAATCGAACGCACGGCCAAGCGGGTAACCATAAGCATCCATACGGCTCGTCCAGGAATTGTGATCGGTAAAAAGGGCGCGGAAGTTGACAAGCTGAGAGAAGAGTTGCGCTCTTTGACAAAAAAAGAAATACAGATTAATATTAATGAAATAAAGAAGCCCGAGTTAGACGCCTATCTGGTAGCGGAAAACATCGCACGGCAAATCGAAGGCAAAGTGAGCTGGCGGCGTGCCATGAAAAAGGCGATTACCGCGGCCATGCGTTTAGGCGCAGAAGGAATTAAAATTATGTGCTCCGGACGTTTGGGCGGCGCCGAAATGGCCCGTACCGAAATGTACAAAGACGGCCGAATCCCCCTGCATACCCTGCGCGCCGATGTGGATTATGCGCAGTATGATGCGGTTACCACATACGGAACGATTGGGATTAAGGTCTGGATTTTTCACGGAGAAGTTATTGGTAAGGTTCTGTAG